A genomic segment from Nitrospira lenta encodes:
- the def gene encoding peptide deformylase, with translation MAILKIAKLGNPILRRQADPLGPRQIKSADIQRLIDDMLETMYDEPGIGLAAPQVSRSVQLVVMACEGDFPETVLINPSIAFYGPQQVENWEGCLSVDGLRGKVTRPSLIRVTALDRQGKALDFEATGLFAVCIQHEMDHLIGKLFLDRMTGMSTLTQLAEFDQYWKKDPAAVI, from the coding sequence ATGGCGATTTTGAAAATAGCGAAACTCGGCAATCCCATTCTGCGTCGACAGGCGGACCCTCTTGGGCCGCGTCAGATCAAGTCGGCCGACATCCAACGCTTGATCGACGACATGTTGGAGACGATGTACGACGAGCCCGGTATCGGCCTGGCCGCTCCGCAAGTGTCCCGATCCGTGCAGTTAGTGGTGATGGCCTGCGAGGGGGACTTTCCTGAAACCGTGCTGATCAATCCGTCGATCGCGTTTTACGGACCCCAGCAAGTGGAAAATTGGGAAGGGTGCTTGAGCGTGGATGGTTTACGGGGGAAAGTCACCCGGCCCTCATTAATTCGTGTGACGGCGTTGGATCGACAGGGCAAGGCGCTCGATTTCGAGGCCACCGGATTGTTTGCCGTCTGTATTCAGCATGAGATGGATCATTTGATTGGGAAGTTATTCCTGGACCGAATGACCGGAATGTCGACGCTGACGCAACTTGCCGAATTCGACCAGTATTGGAAGAAAGACCCTGCCGCCGTCATCTGA
- a CDS encoding HEAT repeat domain-containing protein — translation MNRRIVTAVGVCVLVLGAGLSADLWAGEKNPVVLVQIPYEAPPKQQEVPDVSVPPNTNPLTPEEMTRAEALLPLLEGKQEFWAMGEFVHLGEPSVPALVKGLTMPSPRIRYNTIETLSMMKGVSGVPALLQAAKDPNELPRVREHALRVAIRLDAAKTPEAIEVMSKDQNPSVRKAAAFESRYVRLKAVIPTLIPMITDDERFVAMSALHSLWIVTRHETEFHDWDTSTKQDRQAWASEWVEWWASNKEAFEIPEPRRSGRSS, via the coding sequence ATGAACAGACGCATTGTAACAGCGGTGGGGGTGTGTGTCCTGGTTCTTGGCGCCGGGTTGTCGGCCGATCTGTGGGCAGGTGAGAAGAATCCTGTCGTGCTTGTCCAAATTCCCTATGAGGCGCCGCCGAAGCAACAGGAAGTGCCCGATGTGTCGGTGCCGCCGAACACGAACCCGCTCACTCCGGAGGAAATGACCCGGGCTGAAGCGCTGCTTCCCTTGCTAGAAGGCAAGCAGGAGTTTTGGGCCATGGGAGAGTTTGTGCATTTGGGAGAGCCGTCGGTTCCGGCGTTGGTCAAAGGGCTCACGATGCCGAGCCCCAGAATTCGTTACAATACGATCGAGACCCTGTCGATGATGAAAGGAGTGTCTGGGGTGCCGGCGCTGCTCCAGGCAGCCAAAGATCCAAACGAACTTCCGCGCGTCCGGGAGCATGCCCTGCGTGTGGCGATCCGGCTCGATGCGGCCAAAACGCCCGAGGCGATTGAGGTCATGTCCAAGGATCAAAATCCATCCGTCCGGAAAGCGGCGGCGTTTGAATCTCGGTATGTCAGACTCAAAGCGGTGATCCCCACGCTGATCCCCATGATCACCGACGACGAACGATTCGTGGCGATGTCGGCGTTGCATTCACTCTGGATTGTGACGCGTCATGAAACCGAGTTTCACGATTGGGATACGTCGACGAAACAGGATCGGCAGGCGTGGGCGAGTGAGTGGGTGGAGTGGTGGGCGTCGAATAAGGAGGCGTTCGAGATTCCTGAGCCGCGCCGTTCCGGGAGAAGTTCCTGA
- a CDS encoding efflux RND transporter permease subunit, whose protein sequence is MIARLVEISLVQRFLLCALGFMMLFGGLYAFHLLDIVAYPDPSPPMVELITQYPGWSAEEIERQITIPIEVALNGMPGLTDIRSLSIFGLSDIKVYFDFGTDMFRDRQEVLNRLGTVQLPKGADPTLSPWWAIAEIYRYELTGEKSDLTTLKTIQDWQVRREFRRVPGVIDVTAFGGTTKEYHVDIDPGKLISYGVSLSQVMTALTNSNANVGGNYLTIGAQNYNIRGLGLINRLEDIENVVVAEKEGTPIFVNTLGKVSVGHQVRLGKVGIDDRDDVVEGVVLLQRGYKALSVLDKVRAKVEDLNGWKLPEGVKIKTFYDRTKLIHTTVETVLDILISGMVLVFIILVVFLGHFRAAFIVALTIPMSLLFTFTMMILMGESANLISLGSIDFGIIVDATLIMVESIFFNLAHSKTLGLTVHQQIVRAARQVGQPIFYSTTIIVVAFIPLFTMTGVPGKIFAPMSITYGLALVGALLMAFTLAPVLCSFLLKGKISEEDTIVVRGIRRVYSATLNWALGHRVTVLGFAGGTLLVTVVALRFLGGEFMPALEEGNLWVRATMPVDISFDQAARLTSDIRRLFRDSPEVSTIVSQLGRPDDGTDPTSFFNAEFLANLKPQEEWRRGLSKDQLIEEIEGRLKDIPGVIFNFSQVIQDNVEEAMSGVKGENSIKLFGTDLKTMEAKAGEIERVMQGVQGVKDLGIFRLVGQPNLLIQVDREASARYGLQVADVNAVVQAAVGGQAVTQVYEGERLFDLVVRFLPEFRQDVEAIGNILVSTPDGARVPLKQVASITTQTGAFIIYRENNERYIPIKFSVRDRDLQSTVEEAQALMAKQIVLPERYRMEWAGQYDQLTDEQRRLAKVVPVSLVIILFLLYTTFGSLKNALLVLATVPFALVGGVLSLVLTDTHFSISAAVGVISTLGVAILGGVLLISRIEEFRKAGLSLRDAVRKGADVQMRPILMATLGAAIGLLPAALATGIGSQAQKPLARVVVGGMLTAAFLILVVLPVLYELAHRREEIDEEAQS, encoded by the coding sequence ATGATCGCGCGTCTCGTTGAAATTTCTCTGGTGCAGCGCTTCTTACTGTGTGCGCTGGGATTCATGATGCTCTTCGGAGGGCTCTATGCCTTCCATCTCCTCGACATCGTCGCCTATCCTGATCCGTCGCCGCCGATGGTGGAACTGATCACGCAGTATCCCGGCTGGTCGGCGGAAGAGATAGAACGGCAGATTACGATTCCCATTGAAGTCGCGTTGAACGGGATGCCGGGCTTGACCGACATCCGTTCCCTTTCGATTTTCGGTCTCAGCGACATCAAAGTGTATTTCGATTTCGGGACGGACATGTTCCGGGACCGGCAGGAAGTGTTGAATCGGCTGGGAACGGTGCAACTTCCCAAAGGCGCCGATCCGACGCTCTCGCCCTGGTGGGCCATCGCGGAAATCTACCGGTATGAACTCACCGGCGAAAAATCCGATCTGACCACGCTGAAGACCATTCAAGATTGGCAAGTCCGGCGCGAATTCAGGCGCGTTCCTGGCGTGATCGATGTGACGGCATTCGGCGGGACGACGAAGGAGTACCACGTCGACATCGACCCCGGGAAACTCATCAGTTACGGCGTGAGTTTGTCTCAGGTCATGACGGCGCTCACGAACAGCAATGCCAACGTCGGTGGAAACTATCTGACGATTGGGGCCCAGAATTACAACATCCGCGGGCTGGGTCTGATCAATCGGTTGGAAGATATTGAGAATGTGGTCGTTGCGGAAAAAGAAGGCACGCCCATTTTCGTCAATACGCTGGGCAAGGTCTCGGTCGGCCACCAGGTCCGGCTGGGGAAAGTCGGGATCGACGACCGCGACGATGTGGTCGAGGGGGTTGTTCTCTTGCAGCGTGGCTATAAGGCCCTCTCGGTGTTGGATAAGGTGCGCGCGAAAGTCGAAGACCTGAACGGGTGGAAGCTGCCGGAAGGGGTGAAGATTAAGACGTTCTATGACCGGACCAAGCTGATCCATACGACCGTGGAAACGGTGTTGGATATTTTGATCAGCGGCATGGTGCTGGTTTTCATCATCCTTGTCGTGTTTCTGGGGCACTTCCGAGCGGCCTTCATCGTCGCCCTGACGATTCCGATGTCGCTGTTGTTTACCTTTACGATGATGATCTTGATGGGTGAGTCGGCCAACCTCATTTCGCTCGGATCGATCGACTTCGGCATTATCGTCGATGCCACCTTGATTATGGTCGAGAGTATTTTCTTCAACTTGGCCCATTCGAAGACGCTGGGCCTGACGGTGCATCAACAGATCGTGCGCGCCGCCCGCCAGGTCGGCCAGCCGATCTTCTACTCGACGACGATTATCGTGGTGGCGTTTATCCCGCTCTTTACCATGACGGGTGTGCCGGGAAAAATCTTTGCGCCGATGTCGATCACGTACGGGCTTGCGCTGGTCGGTGCCCTGCTCATGGCCTTCACGCTGGCGCCCGTGCTGTGCTCCTTCCTCTTGAAGGGAAAGATCAGTGAAGAGGATACGATCGTCGTGCGCGGCATTCGCCGGGTCTATTCCGCGACGCTGAATTGGGCGTTAGGGCATCGCGTGACCGTGCTGGGGTTTGCCGGAGGGACGCTGCTGGTCACGGTGGTGGCGCTTCGATTCCTCGGCGGAGAATTTATGCCCGCGTTGGAGGAAGGCAATCTGTGGGTGCGCGCGACGATGCCCGTGGATATTTCGTTCGATCAAGCAGCCCGGTTGACCAGCGACATTCGCCGTCTATTCAGAGATTCTCCGGAAGTGTCGACGATCGTGTCGCAGCTTGGGCGGCCGGACGACGGAACGGATCCGACGAGTTTCTTCAATGCGGAGTTTCTGGCGAACCTGAAGCCTCAGGAGGAGTGGCGGCGCGGGCTCAGTAAGGATCAGCTGATTGAGGAAATCGAGGGGCGATTGAAAGATATCCCCGGTGTGATTTTCAATTTCTCGCAGGTCATTCAGGATAACGTCGAAGAGGCCATGTCGGGTGTCAAAGGCGAAAACTCCATCAAATTGTTCGGGACGGACCTCAAGACGATGGAGGCGAAGGCCGGTGAGATTGAGCGGGTGATGCAAGGGGTGCAAGGCGTCAAAGACCTCGGAATCTTCCGCCTGGTCGGCCAGCCGAACTTGCTCATTCAAGTGGATCGCGAGGCGAGCGCGCGGTACGGATTGCAGGTAGCGGACGTGAATGCGGTGGTGCAGGCGGCTGTCGGCGGACAGGCCGTCACGCAAGTCTACGAAGGGGAGCGGTTGTTCGATCTCGTCGTGCGATTCCTGCCGGAGTTTCGCCAAGACGTGGAGGCCATCGGGAATATTCTCGTAAGTACCCCGGATGGGGCGAGAGTCCCGCTGAAACAAGTGGCCAGTATCACGACGCAAACAGGGGCCTTTATCATCTATCGAGAGAACAACGAACGCTATATCCCGATCAAATTCAGTGTGCGGGATCGAGATCTCCAGAGTACGGTGGAAGAGGCGCAGGCGTTGATGGCCAAGCAGATTGTCCTGCCGGAGCGGTATCGGATGGAGTGGGCCGGGCAATACGATCAATTGACGGATGAGCAGCGGCGTCTCGCCAAAGTGGTGCCGGTCAGCCTGGTGATTATTTTATTTCTGCTCTACACGACGTTCGGTTCACTCAAGAATGCCTTGCTGGTCCTCGCCACGGTGCCGTTTGCCTTGGTCGGCGGAGTTTTGTCCCTGGTGTTGACCGATACACATTTCAGCATTTCGGCGGCCGTCGGCGTCATCTCGACGTTAGGGGTGGCGATTCTTGGCGGGGTGCTGTTGATTTCACGAATCGAGGAATTTCGCAAGGCGGGGCTGAGTCTTCGTGATGCTGTCAGGAAGGGCGCGGATGTGCAGATGCGCCCGATTCTTATGGCGACGCTGGGCGCGGCGATCGGACTATTGCCGGCGGCGCTGGCGACGGGTATCGGGTCGCAAGCCCAAAAACCATTGGCCCGCGTCGTGGTCGGCGGTATGTTGACGGCGGCCTTTTTGATTTTGGTCGTGTTGCCGGTATTATATGAGCTCGCCCATCGGCGTGAAGAGATCGACGAGGAAGCACAATCGTAA
- a CDS encoding efflux RND transporter periplasmic adaptor subunit: MSAYRAPLAVTMALLLLSGCGKADQPASSDSVAAPLAKPAPEPAPSQPRVETAVVEFSPSHQALILSGKVAYGEDRYSKISSPLQGRVVEVRAHLGDRVKAGDVLLIVDSPDIAQAYSEYVKEDSDLQYATRAYDLAKDLYENKAMPLKDLKQAENELVKARAEFRRAKERLLSLRVPGDELTKPLDKQKITSRFEMKSPLTGIVVERAVTPGQSVGGDPSQVLFTVADLDMLQVLADLYERDLALVREGQFAMVTVEAYPGVDFPATVAAIGDVVDPATRTIKVRAWVNNDPHKLKPEMFARLHLNVGDATPFIAVPREAVLELDGKQFVYVVEEPNHYVKREVKVSNISADQVRILEGLTRGQRIVIRGAVLIKGQEVKGT, translated from the coding sequence ATGAGCGCTTACAGGGCTCCATTGGCCGTCACGATGGCATTGCTCCTCCTCTCGGGTTGCGGGAAGGCCGACCAGCCTGCGTCGTCCGATTCGGTTGCGGCCCCTCTGGCGAAGCCCGCCCCGGAGCCCGCACCATCGCAGCCACGGGTTGAAACGGCGGTTGTGGAATTCAGTCCGTCGCATCAGGCGCTGATCTTGTCCGGGAAAGTGGCGTACGGGGAAGATCGCTATTCCAAGATTTCCTCGCCGTTGCAGGGCCGGGTGGTTGAGGTGCGGGCGCATCTGGGGGATCGTGTGAAGGCAGGCGATGTCTTGCTGATCGTCGACAGCCCGGATATTGCCCAGGCCTATTCGGAATACGTGAAGGAAGATTCGGATTTGCAGTATGCGACGCGGGCTTACGATTTAGCGAAAGATTTATACGAAAACAAGGCCATGCCGCTGAAGGATTTGAAGCAGGCCGAGAACGAACTGGTCAAAGCCCGGGCGGAATTTCGCCGGGCGAAAGAGCGGTTGCTGTCCCTGCGTGTCCCGGGCGATGAGCTGACCAAGCCGCTGGATAAGCAGAAAATTACCTCACGATTCGAGATGAAAAGTCCGTTGACCGGGATCGTCGTCGAGCGGGCAGTGACGCCGGGCCAGTCGGTCGGCGGCGATCCGTCGCAAGTGCTGTTTACCGTGGCGGACTTGGATATGTTGCAGGTGCTCGCCGATTTGTATGAGCGCGATCTGGCCCTCGTCAGAGAGGGGCAGTTTGCCATGGTCACGGTGGAAGCCTACCCCGGTGTCGATTTTCCTGCCACGGTGGCCGCAATCGGGGATGTCGTCGATCCGGCTACCCGCACGATCAAAGTCCGGGCCTGGGTGAACAACGATCCGCATAAACTGAAACCGGAGATGTTTGCCAGGCTCCATCTCAATGTCGGCGACGCTACGCCGTTTATTGCGGTTCCCCGTGAAGCAGTACTGGAATTGGATGGGAAGCAGTTCGTCTATGTTGTGGAAGAGCCGAACCATTATGTGAAACGCGAGGTCAAGGTATCGAATATTTCAGCTGATCAGGTGCGTATCCTGGAGGGGTTGACTCGGGGACAACGAATCGTGATTAGAGGGGCCGTCCTGATTAAGGGCCAGGAAGTCAAAGGGACCTGA